From Gemmatimonadaceae bacterium, a single genomic window includes:
- a CDS encoding sensor domain-containing diguanylate cyclase, producing MPSRIGALALSVALTIIATSVVRSPIAALLACLIAALAWRAGGPYAIGVALASAPILAHFDPFLAAMSEDSRWIRLACLLAAGTATGFIARASSRIGTADAWLDGSPDLPPSSRTPSVERLMRDHALGRAVERDAIERLLADAQQSLGADDVTLWLRTDSGAARPALTMPAGAQRERRTTPPAPELVAWSMAQGIVTANQDTEGSALIAAPLAGSEDEQAGGVLTLYAANRHRLPSTVRQELTAHAARLGALLGLLRDGRETRQYRGKAERLARAAERVQSSHDVAGLGHAVCDAALELSGATRAAFVVWDEREEVGTVASVSMGHAVPVGFEVTPSSFIGTACRERQRFTLSEVDAASQYAVFGEAEPPRRLGSLAVVPLVREGRPLGAVAVEGDEAGQVSVVESSLLLLLSSVSAAAFVNVRHLEIATVESRTDPLTNLANRRVFDERFRQHLAECDRNGQVLSLILADLDHFKQINDTYGHTAGDRVLAAVAAAAKRTIRGIDLCTRYGGEELAILLPQTPMERAREVAERIRRTFESARVEVDGHVIGVTASFGVASFPTSTGRHDSLFSAADRALYEAKTAGRNCVRCAHESNFAVKA from the coding sequence GAGCGTCGTGCGATCTCCGATCGCCGCGCTGCTGGCGTGTCTCATCGCCGCGCTCGCCTGGCGCGCCGGTGGGCCGTACGCGATCGGCGTCGCGCTTGCATCCGCCCCGATACTCGCCCACTTCGACCCGTTTCTCGCCGCCATGAGCGAGGACTCGCGGTGGATTCGGCTGGCGTGTCTGCTGGCGGCAGGCACGGCGACCGGATTCATTGCTCGCGCGTCGAGCCGCATCGGCACCGCGGACGCGTGGCTCGATGGCAGCCCGGATCTGCCGCCGTCGTCGCGCACGCCGTCGGTCGAGCGCCTCATGCGCGACCATGCGTTGGGCCGCGCCGTCGAACGCGATGCGATCGAGCGGCTGCTCGCCGATGCCCAACAATCGCTCGGCGCCGACGATGTGACGCTGTGGCTGCGCACGGACTCGGGCGCGGCGCGTCCGGCGCTCACGATGCCGGCTGGCGCCCAGCGCGAGCGGCGGACCACGCCGCCGGCGCCGGAGCTGGTTGCGTGGTCCATGGCACAGGGCATCGTCACCGCAAACCAGGACACCGAGGGCAGCGCGCTCATCGCGGCGCCCCTCGCCGGGTCGGAAGATGAACAGGCCGGCGGCGTCCTCACGCTGTACGCGGCCAATCGCCACCGGCTGCCGTCGACCGTCCGGCAGGAGCTGACCGCCCACGCCGCCCGGTTAGGCGCATTGCTCGGCCTCCTGCGCGACGGCCGTGAAACGCGGCAGTACCGCGGCAAAGCCGAGCGCCTTGCCCGGGCCGCCGAGCGGGTGCAGAGCAGCCACGACGTGGCCGGGTTAGGCCACGCCGTCTGCGACGCGGCGCTCGAGTTGTCCGGGGCCACGCGCGCGGCGTTCGTCGTGTGGGACGAGCGGGAGGAAGTGGGCACGGTGGCGAGCGTTTCGATGGGGCACGCGGTGCCGGTCGGCTTCGAGGTGACGCCGTCGTCGTTCATCGGCACGGCATGCCGCGAGCGCCAGCGGTTCACGTTGAGCGAGGTGGACGCTGCGTCGCAGTACGCGGTGTTCGGCGAAGCGGAACCGCCGCGACGGCTGGGGTCGCTGGCGGTGGTGCCGCTGGTGCGCGAGGGCCGCCCGTTAGGCGCGGTGGCCGTGGAAGGCGACGAGGCCGGTCAGGTCTCCGTGGTGGAGTCGTCGTTGCTGCTGCTGCTGTCGTCGGTGTCGGCGGCGGCCTTCGTGAACGTGCGGCATCTCGAGATTGCCACCGTCGAGTCGCGCACCGACCCGCTCACGAACCTGGCAAACCGCCGGGTGTTCGACGAGCGTTTTCGCCAGCACCTGGCCGAATGCGACCGCAACGGGCAGGTGCTGTCGCTGATACTCGCCGACCTCGACCACTTCAAGCAGATCAACGACACGTACGGTCACACGGCCGGCGATCGTGTGCTGGCCGCGGTAGCAGCCGCTGCCAAGCGCACGATCCGCGGCATCGACCTGTGCACGAGATACGGCGGTGAAGAGCTGGCGATCTTGCTTCCGCAGACGCCAATGGAGCGTGCACGCGAGGTGGCCGAGCGCATCCGCCGCACGTTCGAATCGGCTCGTGTGGAGGTGGACGGACACGTGATCGGTGTAACGGCGTCGTTTGGGGTGGCGAGCTTCCCGACGAGCACGGGTCGCCACGACTCGCTCTTCTCGGCCGCCGACCGGGCGCTGTACGAGGCCAAGACGGCTGGTAGAAATTGCGTGAGGTGCGCCCACGAAAGCAATTTTGCCGTAAAAGCTTAG
- a CDS encoding DUF72 domain-containing protein, giving the protein MPRPRTPQERAPAAAPTVHDPGVEDARERASRLAAPGAAPLRTPNGSIVRFGTASWTDPTLVRSGVFYPSQATSAEARLKYYASQFSMVEVDSPYYALPARQTVEAWADRTPETFRFDVKAHALMTGQPSEVARLPAELREALPAPLDQKPRVYAKDLPPEVADAVWSTFIDALLPLRETDKLGAVLMQYPRWFLPGHASRDQILDAHHRFGDVPFTVELRNALWFNARNAEHTLRFFEDHGIPFVMVDEPQGLKSSVPPVVAVTAPRLAVIRFHGRRAETWERTGVTTTEKFRYLYDARELEAWAPRVGEIAGRAQEVHVVMNNCYANYGTTNAIELAAMVRHVYEGGPS; this is encoded by the coding sequence ATGCCCAGGCCGCGCACACCGCAGGAACGCGCACCCGCCGCGGCGCCGACGGTACACGACCCCGGTGTCGAGGATGCGCGCGAACGCGCGTCCCGGCTCGCGGCGCCCGGCGCGGCGCCGCTGCGTACGCCTAACGGATCGATCGTCAGATTCGGCACCGCGTCGTGGACCGACCCGACGCTGGTGCGCTCGGGTGTGTTCTACCCCAGCCAAGCGACGTCGGCCGAGGCGCGGCTCAAGTATTACGCATCGCAGTTCTCGATGGTCGAAGTCGACTCGCCGTACTACGCGCTGCCGGCGCGACAAACTGTGGAAGCGTGGGCGGACCGCACGCCCGAGACGTTTCGGTTCGACGTCAAGGCGCACGCGCTCATGACCGGCCAGCCGTCTGAGGTCGCACGCCTGCCAGCGGAGCTTCGCGAGGCGCTGCCCGCTCCGCTCGATCAGAAGCCGCGCGTCTACGCGAAAGACCTGCCGCCCGAGGTGGCCGACGCCGTGTGGTCGACCTTCATCGACGCGCTGCTGCCGCTCCGCGAGACGGACAAGTTAGGCGCGGTGCTGATGCAGTACCCGCGGTGGTTCCTCCCCGGGCACGCGAGCCGCGACCAGATCCTCGATGCGCACCATCGTTTTGGCGACGTGCCGTTCACGGTCGAGTTGCGGAATGCGCTCTGGTTCAACGCGCGGAACGCCGAGCATACGCTGCGGTTCTTCGAGGATCACGGCATCCCGTTCGTGATGGTCGACGAGCCGCAGGGGCTCAAGAGCAGCGTGCCGCCGGTGGTGGCCGTGACGGCGCCGCGTCTCGCGGTGATCCGGTTTCACGGGCGCCGCGCCGAGACGTGGGAGCGCACGGGTGTCACGACGACGGAGAAGTTTCGCTATCTGTACGACGCGCGCGAGCTCGAGGCGTGGGCGCCGCGCGTCGGCGAGATCGCCGGGCGCGCGCAGGAGGTGCACGTGGTGATGAACAACTGCTACGCGAACTACGGGACGACGAACGCGATCGAGTTGGCGGCGATGGTGCGCCACGTGTACGAAGGCGGACCAAGTTAG
- the purF gene encoding amidophosphoribosyltransferase, giving the protein MCGIFGVHGAQDAAGLVHLGLYSLQHRGQESAGIVAVDADGVARAQRRMGLVSEGMSALDELAGTLAIGHTRYSTAGSSSIDNAQPVLVRFRGGYIALAHNGNIVNASELRRELEDEGSIFSSTMDSEVLVHRMARSKSDRPEDQLAEALQGVEGAFSLVVASGSTLMAARDPRGWRPLVIGRLGGAVVFASETCALDIVGAAHVRDVQPGEIVIVDADGLRCRQALTPRESRRCVFEYVYFARPDSRIFDGGSVDRARRALGRQLGRECPAPGADLVFGVPDSANAAALGYAEETGLPLELALIRNHYVGRTFIQPSQAGRSHKVKVKYNPVREVLEGKKVVMIDDSIVRGTTTRGLVSLVRAAGAREVHIRIASPPVTGPCYYGIDTPSREELIAANLSVDDIARHIDVDSLGYLSLEGMLAAVPGGPDGFCHACFSGDYPTPPPTDPDKLRFGCGC; this is encoded by the coding sequence ATGTGCGGAATTTTCGGAGTGCACGGAGCCCAGGACGCCGCAGGGCTCGTGCACCTGGGACTCTATTCGCTGCAGCATCGCGGCCAGGAATCGGCGGGCATCGTCGCCGTCGATGCGGACGGCGTCGCTCGCGCGCAGCGGCGGATGGGCCTGGTGTCCGAGGGCATGAGCGCGCTCGACGAGCTCGCCGGCACGCTCGCCATCGGCCATACGCGGTACAGCACGGCGGGCTCGTCGTCGATCGACAACGCCCAGCCGGTGCTGGTGCGCTTTCGCGGCGGGTACATCGCGCTCGCCCACAACGGCAACATCGTCAACGCGAGCGAGCTGCGCCGCGAGCTCGAAGACGAGGGTTCGATCTTCAGCTCGACGATGGACTCCGAAGTGCTGGTGCACCGCATGGCCCGGTCGAAGTCCGACCGTCCGGAAGACCAGCTCGCCGAGGCGTTGCAAGGCGTGGAGGGCGCGTTCTCGCTCGTCGTCGCCAGCGGGAGCACGCTCATGGCCGCGCGCGACCCGCGCGGCTGGCGTCCGTTGGTCATCGGCCGGTTGGGCGGCGCAGTGGTGTTCGCGTCCGAAACCTGCGCGCTCGACATCGTCGGGGCCGCGCACGTGCGCGACGTGCAGCCGGGCGAGATCGTGATCGTCGATGCCGACGGCCTGCGCTGCCGCCAGGCGCTGACGCCGCGCGAATCCAGGCGCTGCGTGTTCGAGTACGTGTACTTCGCCCGGCCCGACAGCCGCATCTTCGACGGCGGGTCGGTGGATCGCGCACGGCGCGCGTTAGGCAGGCAGCTGGGCCGCGAGTGCCCGGCGCCCGGCGCCGACCTGGTGTTCGGCGTCCCCGATTCGGCCAACGCCGCCGCGTTAGGCTACGCCGAGGAAACGGGACTGCCCCTCGAGCTCGCACTCATCCGCAATCACTACGTGGGCCGCACCTTCATCCAGCCGTCGCAGGCCGGACGCAGCCACAAGGTGAAGGTGAAGTACAACCCCGTGCGCGAAGTGCTCGAGGGCAAGAAGGTGGTGATGATCGATGACTCCATCGTCCGCGGCACCACCACGCGCGGCCTCGTGTCGCTCGTCCGTGCCGCCGGCGCGCGCGAGGTGCACATTCGCATCGCGTCGCCGCCCGTCACCGGGCCGTGCTACTACGGGATCGACACGCCCTCGCGCGAAGAGCTGATCGCCGCCAACCTGTCCGTGGACGACATCGCGCGCCACATCGACGTCGACTCCCTCGGCTACCTGTCGCTCGAGGGGATGCTGGCCGCGGTGCCGGGCGGCCCCGACGGCTTCTGCCACGCGTGCTTCTCGGGCGACTATCCGACGCCGCCGCCCACCGATCCGGACAAGCTGCGCTTCGGCTGCGGTTGTTAG
- the ppdK gene encoding pyruvate, phosphate dikinase, whose product MSRLVYFFGNGTADGTKDMKAVLGGKGANLAEMTNLGVPVPAGFTIACEACVSYLQTKQEPVGLREEVASQLEHLEQAAGRRLGDAASPLLVSVRSGAPISMPGMMETILNLGLNDRTVVGLARESGNARFAYDSYRRFIQMYGDVVLGVPMHEFERLLTAKREHQGVETDAQLSEDALRNLVEEYKSLVQRTLGAEFPMDPQVQLWGAIEAVWKSWTLKKAVDYRKVNGIPETLGTAVNVVAMVFGNMGDDSGTGVAFTRDPSTGEKRFFGEFLVNAQGEDVVAGIRTPLHIDQMAERLPGAYEELMATQERLEQHYHDMQDIEFTVERGKLYLLQTRTGKRTSAAAVRIADEMVSEGLIQKREAVQRVDPSQLDQLLHPIIDPSAHAKPIATGLPASPGAASGRAVFDPDAAEQRAAGGEAVILVREETTPEDFHGIVAARAVLTARGGMTSHAAVVARGMGKCAVVGCKDIHVDLEHRRFTVDGKTVDEGDWVTLDGASGRVFAGHLPTMPSDVVRVLSGTMRGADSATYQSFARLLGWADEMRTLRVRANADTPQDARIARGFGAEGIGLCRTEHMFFEGDRIVAMREMIVARDEGGRRRALAKLLPMQRQDFDGIFEAMAGLPVTIRLLDPPLHEFLPHGGEDAKRLAHTLGMRREELGRIVESLREVNPMLGHRGCRLGITYPEITEMQGRAIFEAAVRSKRRGIDVQPEIMIPLVSTVKEFENQRAILEEAARQVLGAMGEDVPYTIGTMIELPRAALTADEIAAKADFFSFGTNDLTQTTFGLSRDDAGRFLPFYVDKGILAEDPFQVLDTVGVGKLIRYAVTEGRRVKPGLKTGICGEHGGEPKSIRFCQEAGLNYVSCSPFRVPIARLAAAQAALANQSQ is encoded by the coding sequence GTGTCCAGGCTCGTCTATTTCTTCGGCAACGGCACAGCTGACGGCACCAAGGACATGAAGGCGGTGCTCGGCGGCAAGGGCGCCAATCTCGCCGAGATGACCAACCTCGGCGTCCCCGTGCCGGCCGGATTCACGATCGCCTGCGAAGCGTGCGTGTCGTATCTGCAGACCAAACAGGAGCCGGTGGGCCTCCGGGAGGAGGTGGCGTCGCAGCTCGAGCATCTCGAGCAGGCCGCCGGCCGCCGGTTAGGCGACGCCGCTTCGCCGCTGCTCGTGTCGGTGCGCTCCGGCGCGCCGATCTCGATGCCCGGCATGATGGAGACCATCCTCAACCTGGGCCTCAACGACCGCACCGTGGTCGGCCTGGCGCGCGAGAGCGGCAACGCGCGCTTCGCCTACGATTCGTATCGCCGGTTCATCCAGATGTACGGCGACGTCGTGCTGGGGGTGCCGATGCACGAGTTCGAGCGGCTGCTCACCGCCAAACGCGAACACCAGGGCGTGGAGACCGACGCCCAGCTGAGCGAAGACGCGCTGCGCAATCTCGTCGAAGAGTACAAGTCGCTCGTGCAGCGAACACTGGGCGCCGAGTTCCCCATGGATCCGCAGGTGCAGCTGTGGGGCGCGATCGAGGCGGTCTGGAAATCGTGGACGCTCAAGAAAGCCGTGGACTACCGCAAGGTCAACGGCATTCCGGAAACGTTAGGCACGGCCGTCAACGTCGTCGCGATGGTGTTCGGCAACATGGGCGACGACTCGGGCACCGGCGTCGCATTCACGCGCGATCCCTCCACCGGCGAGAAGCGGTTTTTCGGCGAGTTCCTCGTGAACGCGCAGGGCGAGGACGTCGTGGCCGGCATTCGCACGCCGCTGCACATCGATCAGATGGCCGAACGCTTGCCCGGTGCGTACGAAGAGCTCATGGCGACGCAGGAGCGTCTGGAGCAGCACTACCACGACATGCAGGACATAGAATTCACCGTCGAGCGCGGCAAACTGTACTTGCTGCAGACGCGCACGGGCAAACGCACGTCGGCGGCGGCCGTGCGCATTGCCGACGAGATGGTGAGCGAAGGGCTGATTCAGAAGCGCGAGGCGGTTCAGCGCGTCGATCCGTCGCAGCTCGACCAGTTGCTTCATCCGATCATCGATCCGTCGGCGCACGCAAAGCCGATCGCGACCGGTCTCCCGGCCAGCCCCGGCGCGGCGAGCGGGCGCGCGGTGTTCGACCCCGACGCGGCCGAGCAGCGCGCCGCAGGGGGTGAGGCCGTGATCCTCGTGCGCGAAGAAACGACGCCCGAGGACTTTCACGGCATCGTCGCCGCGCGCGCCGTACTAACGGCACGCGGCGGCATGACGAGTCACGCGGCCGTCGTCGCGCGCGGCATGGGCAAATGTGCGGTGGTGGGCTGCAAGGACATCCACGTCGATCTCGAGCACCGCCGCTTCACCGTGGACGGCAAAACGGTGGACGAGGGCGATTGGGTCACGCTCGACGGCGCGAGCGGCCGCGTGTTCGCGGGGCATCTGCCCACGATGCCCAGCGACGTCGTGCGCGTGCTCTCCGGCACGATGCGCGGCGCCGATTCGGCGACGTACCAATCGTTCGCCCGTCTGTTAGGCTGGGCCGACGAGATGCGCACGCTCCGCGTGCGTGCCAACGCCGACACGCCGCAGGACGCGCGGATCGCGCGCGGCTTCGGCGCCGAAGGGATCGGACTCTGCCGTACCGAGCACATGTTCTTCGAGGGCGACCGCATCGTGGCGATGCGCGAGATGATCGTCGCCCGCGATGAAGGCGGCCGCCGGCGCGCGCTGGCCAAGCTGCTGCCCATGCAGCGCCAGGATTTCGACGGAATTTTCGAAGCGATGGCCGGCCTTCCGGTCACCATCCGGCTGCTGGACCCGCCGCTGCACGAGTTCTTGCCGCACGGCGGCGAAGACGCCAAGCGCCTCGCCCATACGTTAGGCATGCGGCGCGAGGAGCTCGGCCGCATCGTCGAGTCGCTGCGGGAGGTGAACCCGATGCTCGGCCACCGCGGCTGCCGGTTGGGCATCACGTATCCCGAGATCACGGAGATGCAGGGCCGCGCCATCTTCGAGGCCGCGGTGCGCAGCAAGCGGCGCGGCATCGACGTCCAGCCGGAGATCATGATCCCGCTGGTCTCGACGGTGAAGGAGTTCGAGAACCAGCGCGCCATCCTCGAAGAGGCCGCACGGCAAGTGCTGGGCGCCATGGGCGAAGACGTGCCCTACACGATTGGCACGATGATCGAGCTGCCGCGCGCCGCGCTCACCGCCGACGAGATCGCCGCCAAGGCCGACTTCTTCTCCTTCGGCACCAACGATCTCACGCAGACCACGTTCGGCCTGAGCCGCGACGACGCCGGCCGCTTCCTGCCGTTCTACGTCGACAAGGGGATTCTGGCCGAAGATCCCTTCCAGGTGTTGGACACGGTCGGCGTGGGCAAGCTCATTCGGTACGCCGTCACCGAAGGGCGGCGCGTCAAACCGGGGCTCAAGACCGGCATCTGCGGCGAGCACGGTGGCGAACCGAAGTCGATTCGGTTCTGTCAGGAGGCCGGGCTCAATTACGTGTCGTGCTCACCGTTCCGCGTACCGATCGCGCGGCTGGCCGCCGCCCAGGCCGCGCTGGCGAACCAGTCGCAGTAA
- a CDS encoding MBL fold metallo-hydrolase yields the protein MAIRAAAVGVLALGAASTARLCAQAPSAYGRTRVVMLGTGAPPADPDRFGPAVVVIVDATPYLFDIGVGVMRRWAAALGMGLAPTGASALRTAFVTHLHSDHTLGYADLIFTSWTLEGARHAPLDVYGPGGLQQMTDHLIAAYAEDIAVRTGRGGEHQGEAGPVVRVHEIGPGVVYRDSLVTVTAFLEHHGSWAQAFGFRITTPDKDIVLSGDTGPPSGVLGQCHGCDLLLHEGGTVLEEDATPYFKHFHTTVEDLAAIATATQPKLLVLYHQRPDGPAAERSYARLRALYAGPFVVARDLDVYR from the coding sequence ATGGCAATTCGCGCAGCCGCGGTCGGCGTGCTCGCACTGGGCGCCGCGTCGACGGCAAGGTTGTGCGCGCAAGCTCCGAGCGCATACGGCCGAACGCGGGTGGTGATGCTCGGCACCGGTGCGCCGCCGGCAGATCCCGACCGCTTCGGGCCGGCGGTCGTCGTCATCGTCGACGCGACGCCGTATCTCTTCGACATCGGCGTGGGCGTGATGCGGCGTTGGGCGGCGGCGTTAGGCATGGGCCTCGCGCCGACCGGCGCATCGGCTCTGCGCACGGCCTTCGTGACGCACCTGCATTCCGACCATACGTTAGGCTACGCCGACCTCATCTTCACGTCGTGGACGCTCGAGGGCGCGCGGCACGCGCCGCTCGACGTGTACGGGCCCGGCGGGCTGCAGCAGATGACGGATCATCTCATCGCCGCCTATGCCGAAGACATCGCGGTGCGCACCGGGCGCGGTGGTGAGCATCAAGGCGAGGCGGGCCCCGTGGTGCGCGTACACGAGATCGGTCCCGGTGTGGTCTATCGCGACTCGCTCGTCACGGTGACCGCCTTCCTCGAGCATCACGGGAGTTGGGCGCAGGCGTTCGGCTTCCGCATCACGACGCCGGACAAGGACATCGTGCTGTCGGGTGACACGGGTCCGCCGTCGGGTGTGTTAGGCCAGTGTCATGGGTGCGACCTGCTCCTCCACGAGGGCGGGACGGTGCTCGAGGAGGATGCGACGCCCTACTTCAAGCACTTTCATACCACGGTCGAAGACTTGGCGGCGATCGCTACGGCGACGCAGCCCAAGCTCCTGGTGCTGTATCACCAGCGGCCCGACGGCCCCGCGGCGGAGCGGAGCTACGCGAGACTGCGGGCGCTCTACGCTGGGCCGTTCGTCGTGGCGCGGGACCTCGACGTCTATCGGTAG